The window TTAACGAGAAGTCGAGTTCTGGAAATGGTGAACCTTTCGATAGGAAATGCTTTATTCCCTTGGTGGCCCTATCCGGCGTGAAACTgtacatgaaatgaaaaaggaaagaaaataacttCCACAACAAGTAGGATTGTGATCGGCTGATGGTGATGTGAAGTTGCGAAAAACTAGGAGTGTATATATTTGCACGCTAACTGTTTCAAATCACAGCTGGGGGATGTAACCATACGCAGATTACCTGTTAAACTCAACTTCCTCATAGCTTCTGACTGAGAAAATGAGTTGATGTGGCATGAGTAACATGACATCCAATTCAAAGATTAGAGATATCGGACAGCTGTGGGTCGGAAAATAGCTCCACAAGAGTATGAGTTGCAAGAATCTCCATAAAGCTcggtgatcacgcccaactctagtcctaaaaaggataagcggtcgctgcaaatataatccggtctaaaggtccggagtcgaatcccacagagaactaaggcttagctataattgttcaatattgctaagaaacacaagtccaaacaactttctaattataaagattataatatttattcttatctaattaactaacaaatactagaaagcagtacaactatcaattaacaaggataaggattgaagacaagactaaggaggtctagagttatgatttccccaattgtcggaatccttcccgttgtgtcttctataatttcgcctaagtattctctaccgatcgtgagtactttggttgtcgtaattctctcccgagtaattaccgcaatttactagatgtattctctcgaactacactAGCTGGTACTTACTTCAtcgctcactacgatcgcaccaaggtttcgttatctctaatcccgcctttaaatcctctgtattgatctctcacaaacgttaggagtgatgttgttcaacaactacctaaatatatactctctctcgagcagtacacactaaataggtaCAGTCAATTGATGTTCATTCAATCAACAGCAAaaaacacatagttgaacaagtagagaaatccaacggctcaattatattaaaacataacacgaattcatcctccaaaaggttccatcaaaaccctagataccaaattagctattcataatagtatgcataactacaatactagaattcataaccaataatgaaaataggaagaaggaactgagaaacttgtagaagaattctccgccttgctcctagtatgttcttgcctccttaggtcgaatccccagtctccttagcctccttaggtctaaattatgtcaaaagtatgtcaAAGGTCCTCTAAATaccattttttcatgtatatataccaagtagggtcgggcccaaataattataccttctcctacgtgAAAAAGGACACTTTTCTAGGTCAGGACGTCCGCGGCCGCGGATTCAACCGCGGATTTGGCCGCGGATTTTACCCAGTGTTCTGCCTCAGATCCGCAGCCGCGGATTCGACCGCATTTTTCACCCTGTTCTGTTTGGAATTTggtaaaacataaaacatgaaagttgtagctctttgaattatatttccaaccatatattgtgtaGTCCAAATGGAATTTTGAACAAAAAGTTATGTGCAtcttactagacagtgcgcaatatgcctactcgattcttcgttcgttcttaactatcatccgttgatccccgaacgcgatccccgcttaattccttgggcttttactcagatttcaaagtttcaaattacttgaattcattccataacatctacttagctcggaatcactcctacaaggcataaaatacacaattagtgcaaaacactagcgactaaagctcaaactcaattaaaatgcagtaaattagagtgtaataagcgactaaaatacgtaattatagcttATCATCACTTGGATCTGAAGATGGTGAAATCGAATTGAAGTTGCCACAAACACCGTTGTTATACCTTTAAATTTTAAGCAAGTAAATACTGAGTTGAATTTGAAACCACTAGGTACGACAAATTAAACACATTAAGAAATAGTCAGTCGCGCAATTTTCTTGAAACAATAGAACTACAACTGTTTAGCAGTTACATTGGAGCTCACAAAAGATCTTTTAGTAGCGATTGCTGATTGATAGTCGCAAATAGGTTTCAGCAAACTTAATTTAGTAAATATTTGTGGCAACTTAATCACAGTCGCCACTGAAACTTCTCGTGACAACTATTAGGGTCATCATGAATATAATTATCCAGGGATTCACGAAACCTCTTTTATTGTAGTGATAGTTGATGCATATGTGGTAAAGTTATCGCCTTGAGTCAGTAAACCCACCCTTAATTTGTATATGTTTGAGATTCTAAAGCTCAAGTTGAGCTAGCAATGCAACTAGGTGAGGCCCATCCGTCAGTTGTTATATATTGACCTCAATAGTTGCTTAACTATAATAGACGTTTAGATCATACAATGTTTTGAGACGATCCCAGGTGTTAATCTTTAGTTATATCTATATGCCATGCTTTAGTTGTGTTGAATGTTTAATATGATTATAGATAGGTTTTTGTTATGAATGAATATTAACTGTTGGGATATTGAGTTGTTGAATGTTTAATTGGAAGAAGTCATTGAAGTAGTAGGCTCATCAACATCAAAGAAGGCAACTAGCTCGATCGAGAGAGGGTATTTAGTTAGTACTATGAGAACTATCCTTTGGTGGTAAATGTGCTTCATTAGAGCTGAAACTGAACGTACGCGTTGTAATTGGAAAACAAGCTCAAAAGTGAATTAAATACCgacattaaaaaataaaagatccTTGCAATTTAATTTCATTAAATGATCTTAACAATCTTCTTGCTATATTCTTGATTACATTCAAGAACTCTGTGGTGTTGTGTCTTGTTCACGAAGTAGAAGGGACCTCAATATAGCTTCACCGATTGGACCAACATGCCACAACGCATGTCCACCATCACTAACTTCATGATAATGAATCCAAGGTAGCCTTTTGGAAACATATCTTTGTAAGCGACAAGGTACTATGTTGTCCTCATAACCTTGCCAAATATGAACTGAGCTTTCTTTTTTATCAGGAAATGGATTACCAAATTCTAGTGGATCAAAGTCCCACTTTCCATAAGCCAAGGTGAAGTCTTGGAGAAGAGACTCAAAATCACTTTGCTTCGGATAAAGTTTCTGCAAATTAATTAAGACAATTAATTTTCAAGATAATCATTTCGCGAAAACTCATGTTTGATTTGAGAGAGGTGGATGATGAGCTTTACCGGGTCAAAAACTTCCGATCTATTTGCATTCTTTGCAACTTCCCTGTCCTTTTTGCTTAACAATGCAGAATTGCCCGAGAAAACACTGTTCGATTTTTGTGTAAAAAATGAGTAGAGTAACCCAGGAGCATAGCGTGCGAGCCAAATTACTAATCGCCAAAGCTTGTTATTGTGATCGTTCTTGATCAAATCATGAGGAAGGGAGTTCCATTTGTAGTTGATTATTGGAACAACAAAAGCCACGCCTGATAGCCTGTGTGGTATGCGTCTGAGGCAATTCCAGGCAGGATAGCTTCCAGCAGAAACTGAAATTAGATAGAATTTTGATCCTATTTGTAGTTGATCAGCTACTTCTTCTATATCACAAGCTTCACTTTCTAATGACCGTTTAGGATTTATATCACTTTCCCCATATCCAGCTCTATCAAACTGTAGCATATATATCCTCATCTCCTCTAGGATTTCCTAAAGAATATAGTTAGTAGATCAATCTAATGAAAACATTATTTAGGAGCTAAAAGCGGAGAGACAAATAAACTATTATTGGATGTCCCTCTCTGAATatgaaatatcaaaacaaccatgTTAACAATTAAAGAGAAAAAATGAGCATCAAACATACTTTTAATTCTTAGGAGACTAGGACGATAATTCTTCAAGATTAGGAAAGTAAAATGTTGTATTACTAGTAAAGTTGAAAAGGGTGTTAGCTAGTCATACTTGGGTTGCAAGAAAATCCTTATCTTTGGAGCTATTAATCCCATGGACAAGGATGATTCTGTGAAGGGATTTATCCATTGGGGCTCCTCTTTCTCTGTATGCCAGCCATCTTCCATCCTTTAGTCTGATTCTTGGTGAAGAAACAACTCTCTGCATTTCCCTGCTATTCGATGGTGATCTTTGAGAAGCAGAAAACCCCACGAAACTTAACACCGAAactgcaattttctttaaaagcATCTCCAGAAGGGATATGAAAACTAATAGAAGCAAGCCAACAAGTTTCCTTAaatccatttcttggaaagaaaaagaaatgaaagacaGAGGAAAACAATGGTGGATTGATTTGGGCAGTCGTTTCTCACTCTGAAAATAAGTTGCTATTTTATAAGTAGTACTATCAGTGTTTCTGATACAAAATTGCGATATCTATATTTATCCAAGGGTGTGAGTGGGATGATTGATATTCTTTCTCTCTAACCAGATGTCTCGAGTTCGagtcctaaaaataaaaaatctttcaACAAGAAATGCTTTACACTTTTAACGGGCCTATTCGGAGAATCCAAATTAATTGGCTCAGTGAGTttctaaaaaaatgaaaaatcgttTTGTATAGTGCCACAACTCATCAGCTAGTCTCCATTTTGTTTGCTTACATGTGAGAGTGGTGTTCATCAGCCTTTTATCTGCAATATCTCTAGCTGTATTCTTTCAATAACTTCATCAAGTCGCCGTGGAATACAATACCCTACGTCTCTGCACGTTTTAGAAAGAAGACGAGAGTCTCTCTGTTTTAccccaaaataagtgattttggTTCCTACAGGGAAAACTGATTTTTCACGCTCAATGTCACGTCCAGATAGAACagtaattttttatttgtttgtcaCACCTCCCTGCATGTATCTCATAAAAATTACTGCTAGTATAAACTAACATGTTAAAACAGATTTAATACAACACTAATATTATAAAGGTAACGTGCCATAGTAGTGGGAGAAGATAGAGATTTTTAATAATAAGAAGTCTTAAGAATTTTTCAATCAGTCTAGCCATACGCTAGCTGTCATCCTCCTTTTTTTATTGCACTAAAATAATCTCCTACATTAGTGATCAGAAGGCAACTAAAATGTCATATAGGCGTTTCCTGTTACATTTAGTCCCTTGCAGTCTTGTTCAAATACTTTGATTACAAACAGAAAGGGGACGCGGGAGTCATAATAAAGAAACATTTAATTCTACTCTTCCTACTTTCCTTTCTTCAATATCTGTTAATCATCCTACTCTTCTTTCTTTGATACCCACACGTAGCAAGTCTCTATCTCTAGTACATATGTCCTGGTAATATTTAGATGACAAACACAAGTACTGGAATTATGGAAAGCTTGTTCATCATTGTGGTCACATTCTGTATCTCTTTCTTCCTCATACTTCTCTTTAATCTTTTCTTCCAGAAAACAAAGAAACTCCCACCAGGTCCCTTTATCTTCCCAGTGATTGGGATGTTACCATTGCTAAGAAAAACCAGTCGCGATCTCGAACTCATGCTTCGAGATCTCAAACGCAAATATGGTCCTATCATCGCCATTAAAATAGGCTACTCATCTCCATCCATAGTCATCAGCAGCCACTTGTTAGCCTACCAGGCTTTAGTTCAGCAAGGTGCCATTTGCTCCGATCGGCCAATTGCTTCAACAACCAGTAAAATTTTCAACTCTAACCAGCGGACAATAGCATCCAGCTCTTATGGTCCCACGTGGCGGCTCCTTCGTCGAAACCTCATCTCAGAAATGCTCCATCCCTCTCGCATCATCAAGTCCCACTCCAAGAACCGAGCTTGGGTACTAGGCATACTCATTCAAAAGCTCCTTCTTGCTCATGAATCAGCCGCAGCTGATTCTGCCACGGAAGCGATCATGTTACTTGATCATTTTAAGTATGCCATCTTCTGTCTCCTTGTCCTCATTTGCTTCGGGAATAAGCTCGATGAGTTTCAAATAGAGCAAATTAAAGACGCACAACATCGAGCACTTAAAAATTTTCACCGTTTCAGAATACTAGATTACTTTCCTGAATTTTTAGGAAAAACAATATTTAGAAAACGCTGGAAAGAGCTCATTGAACTACGAAAAGAGTTGGACGGGGTCTTCATCCCTCTGATCCAAGATCGGGTGAAATACAAATTAGAAGCAGTGGGAGCGCCTAAACCTGGAGTTGATCATCATCACAAAGAAGAGGAGGAGCTGGAAGCCGATATTGCTTATGTTGATACGCTGGTGAATTTGGAATTGCCAGAAGAAAAGAGGAAGCTCAATTACCAAGAGATGGCCAGCCTCTGCGGCGAGTTCCTTGCTGCCGCCAGCGATACGACATACACCGCCTTGCAGTGGATTATGGCATGCTTGGTAAAGTACCCTTCCATTCAGGAAAAATTGTATAAAGAAATATGCCAAGTTGTGGAATCAACACCATTGTTACAATCAATTAAGAACAATAAGGTGATAGAGGAGGCAGTGAAGGAGGAGGATTTACAGAAAATGCCATACTTGAAAGCAGTGATTTTGGAAGGTCTTAGGCGACATCCACCAACTCACTTTGTTCTGCCACATAGGGTAACAGAGGATATGGAGTTGAACGGCTATGTTATACCCAAGAACGCTACCATCAATTTTATGGTGGGGGAAATGGGCTTGGACCCAAATGTGTGGGATGATCCAATGGAATTCAAGCCAGAGAGATTCTTGGTGGATGGAGATGGAActcttcaagagtttgatataACAGGAAGTCGAGAGatcaagatgatgccatttggtgcAGGGAGGAGAATATGCCCAGGCTATGGCTCTGCTATGCTCCATTTACAGTACTTTGTGGCTAATTTGATTTGGCAATTTGAATGGAAGCCTGTGGAGGGAGATGAAGTTGATCTAACAGAAGGGTCAGATTTCACCGTTACAATGAAGAATCCATTGCGAGCTCGCATCAGTCCCAGGTGTTGTACGGGGAGCTTATAGAAACCACAAGTACCATTCAGTTTAATTTCATAATTCGGTAACCAAATGAAAGGGTGTTTTGGCTAATGATGTTTCTATACAGCACCATTTTGTTTCATACTATTATGAAGATGTCTTTTTGGTGTTTCAACATCTGTATGTCTTTGGATTGAACGACGAATTAAATAACTGCCTGTAACTTATAGTTATAATAACCAAATGCTAGTATTAGCTATGTACAAAATAACTAGAGATGTATGTACAATTTCAAAGTATGGGGAGtgtaaaaaaagaattaaaacaaGGGATGTGGTTTTATGTAAATATACTTCAATGCCACCAAACAACACAAGTTCTTTATTTTTTACTCTTCTGCCTTCTTCTCAGTAAAAACCGAGGACAAAGCACAAGAGGTAGAGTCTTAAAAGCAGCGGAAATAGATTATAACAAAATGCAAGTTAAGATTTGATTCTGGAATGATGTGATGTacatatcaacaaagtcaaatctttttggatatgaatatcCCATAAACCAGCATTTTCTAACCTAAACACGCACGTAACTTGAAATTCTTTCATACTTATGCTAATGACAATCTTCATACACTAGACCCGTGCTTATTGCATATTGCCTTGAGGACCCAATTCATTGGATGTCCTATGGCCAGGAAATTtctcacttaggcattttatcaaacagcTGTTCAGGCATAATAACCAAATGCTAGTATTAGCTATGTACAAAAAATTGCACTCGAGATTTCAAGAGCTTAATCAAGCAAAGAGGATCAATCAAAACTGGTATTGTAACAACAGAACAATGCAAATGAATCGTCAAACGAGTTCACGCATtttcaaactaaaaataaaaatagtaaataaaacttaagttttgtcaaaaatagGAATTACCGAACAGGTGTAGTCATTAAAGCCACAAAACAGAAATTACCGAGTTCATTACTCATTACAaatgacaagagtgggttgctctagtggtaagcatcctccacttccaaccaagaggttgcgagttcgagtcaccccaacaGCAAGGTGAGGAGTTTTTGGAGGGAGTGAACCGagagtctatcgaaaacagcctaTGTACCCAGGGtaaaggtaaggtctgcgtacacactaccctcagTGAACCGagagtctatcgaaaacagtctctctacccagggtaaaggtaaggtctgcgtacacactacactCCTCATACCCcgctagtgagattatactgggttgttgttatacTACTAAATACAATGCTAGTCGGCTGCTGGGAAacaaaggaagaagaagagaggttgCATTTGGCTAGGGGTGTTATTGTTGTTttggtgaaaattgggggaagACTTAACCCAACAAAAACGGGAGgaagaaaatagaaataaaaaagaaatgacAGGAGGCTTTTTTGTGAGAgcgtaatttttttattttatcttttttcctATAAACGAAATAAGATCGTCGCAAAAGAGCTTTTTCTTGGCGACTTCTTATGGTTCGCCGATAAATGTTACTCCAAGTCGAATATGATATCAATTTATGTGGCGACTAAATGTGTCCCAGAAAGCCATATTTCTTATATTGAATTCTTGTTTACATGAAACTTTTGAAAGAGCGAATTCACTGTGAAGCCTTGGTACATCAACAACAGTTAAATGAGAGGAAAGGCACCTCCGCTCTATTaaagaaactagttaagttaCCAGCGCGGTCATACATGTATCATTATAAATTTAGTTGATATAGAAAATATAAAAGTTTATATAAAAATTTATGattaaaatataatataagaCATATGCAAAATGTAAATTAAATGtacaaaaaaatacatataaaaaacaaaaaaggaataaaagTGTCACATAGAGAAAAGTTAGCTTTCATTTTATAGAAAAAGAATATGTAACATAACGCTTCTAGCATGCCTTTGATTTATATTTGTCcacaaataattttaattattgtaaacaatatcatttgttattaataaatgtATAATTTAGAGGTAACTATTATTCATAATAAGAGACATTTGGTctaaaaaaaagagtaaattttATGGGTGGTCATCCAGCTTTGTATGCATTACACAAAAGTcgctattctttcttttgttacataaAAATCATTTTCCTTTGCTCCACTTTTCACAAAAATAACTTTCGACATTTTTTGTTAAAACCCCACCTAAAATGTgagagaaaataacaaaaatgatcCTTATATTTTTCGGTTAGTTTAATATTCGCCCATAAATATACTCCTTAGTTGTTTTGATTAATAAAGTAGTCAAAAGTGAGTACTTTTGGTTTTCTGGAGTATTTAACAAATTATAattgttattttattgaaaaatgcgaaaaaagAGATTACTATGGAATCACATTTAGAAGTGTATTTTTTACAATTTCGGCTATTTTTGACTTATTATAAGATTTTGTATAACTTTTTGAGGCGTAATAtgctattttaaaatttatttctaGCATCTTATGCATTTTTTGTTTTACTAATTCTGGATTTGGCAAGTCCATCCCATCAAAGTATTTAGTCTTACTTGCAATTAGGTATAAAATAACTGAATTTTGTTGTTCCATAATTAATCACTACAAAAAATTTGATAAATTGTGGCGGTTTATTTATGGGGGTCATAAAAAACTTCCACTATATGTTTGTTTTGTGTCGTTTGAGCCAACCCCCACAAAATAGTTCTTATTGTGGCGGTTTAAATATGGGGGTCGTAAAAGAACCCCACTATATATTCAATTCGTGGCGTTTGTTCCCACCTCCTCAAAAAATTTTCTTATTATGGCGGTTTCTTTGTGAAGGTTTTTGATAACCTCCACAAATATATCAATACCTGGTGTTTGAGAAATTGTTGCAATTCGATACAAGTTAACGATTATTATCTCATGaaaatttttagttatttttttcaccttatttctttaaaattaaatcaaACTAAATATTTTGTTAAAACTTTGCGAATTAATGCAATTTACATCAGTATCTATACCTTCTAGTTTGTAATCTTTTTCTCCTCACTTTCTTCAACTACAAAAAGAAAGGTTTTCCAT is drawn from Nicotiana tabacum cultivar K326 chromosome 22, ASM71507v2, whole genome shotgun sequence and contains these coding sequences:
- the LOC142176669 gene encoding uncharacterized protein LOC142176669, with the translated sequence MDLRKLVGLLLLVFISLLEMLLKKIAVSVLSFVGFSASQRSPSNSREMQRVVSSPRIRLKDGRWLAYRERGAPMDKSLHRIILVHGINSSKDKDFLATQEILEEMRIYMLQFDRAGYGESDINPKRSLESEACDIEEVADQLQIGSKFYLISVSAGSYPAWNCLRRIPHRLSGVAFVVPIINYKWNSLPHDLIKNDHNNKLWRLVIWLARYAPGLLYSFFTQKSNSVFSGNSALLSKKDREVAKNANRSEVFDPKLYPKQSDFESLLQDFTLAYGKWDFDPLEFGNPFPDKKESSVHIWQGYEDNIVPCRLQRYVSKRLPWIHYHEVSDGGHALWHVGPIGEAILRSLLLREQDTTPQSS
- the LOC107772825 gene encoding cytochrome P450 89A2-like, which encodes MTNTSTGIMESLFIIVVTFCISFFLILLFNLFFQKTKKLPPGPFIFPVIGMLPLLRKTSRDLELMLRDLKRKYGPIIAIKIGYSSPSIVISSHLLAYQALVQQGAICSDRPIASTTSKIFNSNQRTIASSSYGPTWRLLRRNLISEMLHPSRIIKSHSKNRAWVLGILIQKLLLAHESAAADSATEAIMLLDHFKYAIFCLLVLICFGNKLDEFQIEQIKDAQHRALKNFHRFRILDYFPEFLGKTIFRKRWKELIELRKELDGVFIPLIQDRVKYKLEAVGAPKPGVDHHHKEEEELEADIAYVDTLVNLELPEEKRKLNYQEMASLCGEFLAAASDTTYTALQWIMACLVKYPSIQEKLYKEICQVVESTPLLQSIKNNKVIEEAVKEEDLQKMPYLKAVILEGLRRHPPTHFVLPHRVTEDMELNGYVIPKNATINFMVGEMGLDPNVWDDPMEFKPERFLVDGDGTLQEFDITGSREIKMMPFGAGRRICPGYGSAMLHLQYFVANLIWQFEWKPVEGDEVDLTEGSDFTVTMKNPLRARISPRCCTGSL